In one window of Hyalangium ruber DNA:
- a CDS encoding MXAN_5187 family protein: MVRVKFLIFAFLAIGLGLAHLFVLSGPMEAQAIKDAQAQVGAGTAEVVRTLEARRGIARALGLKLAGNAELVSAAQEMTGPEAPAAERFAALRAAAEAALPKDLQGVVIGVATESGAWHARAGGEPSADTAALDVKALTQADAPSVVEAFGAPHAFATVPLVWKFVRIPGAERLEVQLAATLVVGVPLLPEGALDGAAVASGVPALELVKDQTVVASGGPQKGLIEGVRSSLKEGEPAQVVKRGQVSALGPVKLPVLTTGKDFLGGQAPLLVGSRRALEGTPYEVIALISPRLMVTLADYQRNALFGLAGLLGVSLLWTVIMGAGKRAASAPEEVRQGGDTLGLGNAMHAMPPQEQAPIVEALPEAPPVTHPGLELTGATPYAEPAPSASGEFPFGPPPQAYPDAYAAEPPPPAADPFAFPPPPEPQAHPQAHAFGPAPVPFDADALPPPPDALPPPVATASPRAGAFAFEEIPTAAYSLQQAADPYAAASAMDDNPETTRVAAIPRELLQASVRPVTQEMPVAPPRPATPPPHAPSVAPVPWNTPEAQAIPLPGSAYQAFMGNTEEAFSEEDYHFQEVFREFVLTRERCLEPSDGLTYDKFVQKLRKNKEQLMSKYTCRTVRFQVYVKEGKAALKATPVKD, from the coding sequence ATGGTTCGCGTCAAGTTCCTCATTTTCGCATTCCTGGCCATCGGGCTGGGCCTGGCTCACCTCTTCGTGCTCTCGGGGCCGATGGAGGCGCAGGCGATCAAGGACGCGCAGGCGCAGGTCGGGGCAGGCACCGCCGAGGTGGTGCGCACCCTGGAGGCGCGCCGTGGCATCGCCCGCGCCCTGGGGCTGAAGCTGGCGGGCAATGCCGAGCTGGTCTCCGCCGCTCAAGAGATGACGGGCCCCGAGGCGCCGGCCGCCGAGCGCTTCGCTGCCCTGCGCGCCGCCGCCGAGGCCGCGCTGCCCAAGGACTTGCAGGGCGTGGTGATCGGCGTGGCGACCGAGTCGGGCGCCTGGCACGCGCGCGCTGGCGGTGAGCCGTCCGCGGACACGGCCGCGCTGGATGTGAAGGCGCTGACCCAGGCCGATGCGCCCTCCGTGGTGGAGGCCTTCGGTGCTCCGCATGCGTTCGCCACCGTGCCGCTGGTGTGGAAGTTCGTGCGCATCCCCGGCGCCGAGCGTCTCGAGGTGCAGCTCGCCGCGACGCTGGTGGTGGGCGTGCCGCTGCTGCCCGAGGGTGCTCTGGACGGCGCGGCCGTGGCCTCGGGTGTTCCCGCGCTCGAGCTGGTGAAGGACCAGACGGTAGTGGCCAGCGGTGGTCCCCAGAAGGGGCTCATCGAGGGCGTGCGAAGCTCGCTCAAGGAGGGCGAGCCGGCCCAGGTCGTCAAGCGGGGTCAGGTCTCCGCCCTGGGCCCGGTGAAGCTGCCGGTGCTCACCACGGGCAAGGACTTCCTCGGTGGCCAGGCCCCGCTGCTGGTGGGCTCGCGCCGCGCGCTGGAGGGCACGCCCTACGAGGTGATCGCCCTGATCAGCCCTCGGTTGATGGTCACCCTGGCGGACTACCAGCGCAACGCGCTCTTCGGGCTCGCGGGCCTGCTCGGCGTGAGCCTGCTGTGGACGGTCATCATGGGCGCTGGCAAGCGCGCCGCCTCCGCTCCCGAGGAGGTGCGGCAGGGCGGAGACACGCTGGGCCTGGGCAACGCGATGCATGCCATGCCCCCGCAGGAGCAGGCCCCCATCGTCGAGGCCCTTCCCGAGGCGCCGCCCGTGACCCACCCCGGGCTCGAACTGACCGGCGCCACGCCGTATGCCGAGCCGGCTCCCTCGGCCTCGGGTGAGTTCCCCTTCGGCCCGCCGCCGCAGGCCTACCCGGACGCTTACGCCGCCGAGCCACCGCCTCCCGCCGCGGATCCCTTCGCGTTCCCGCCGCCGCCGGAGCCGCAGGCGCACCCCCAGGCGCACGCGTTCGGTCCGGCGCCGGTGCCCTTCGATGCCGATGCACTGCCGCCTCCTCCGGATGCGCTGCCGCCTCCCGTGGCCACGGCTTCGCCTCGCGCCGGGGCGTTCGCCTTCGAGGAGATCCCCACGGCGGCGTATTCGCTCCAGCAGGCGGCCGATCCGTACGCCGCCGCGAGCGCGATGGACGACAACCCGGAGACGACGCGCGTGGCGGCCATCCCGCGCGAGCTGCTCCAGGCCTCCGTCCGCCCCGTGACGCAGGAGATGCCCGTGGCGCCCCCGCGTCCCGCGACGCCGCCGCCGCACGCTCCCTCCGTCGCTCCCGTGCCGTGGAACACGCCCGAGGCCCAGGCCATCCCGCTGCCGGGCTCGGCCTACCAGGCCTTCATGGGCAACACCGAGGAGGCCTTCTCGGAGGAGGACTACCACTTCCAGGAAGTGTTCCGGGAGTTCGTCCTCACCCGCGAGCGCTGCCTGGAGCCGTCCGACGGGCTCACCTACGACAAGTTCGTTCAGAAGCTGCGCAAGAACAAGGAGCAGCTCATGTCGAAGTACACCTGCCGCACGGTGCGCTTCCAGGTGTACGTGAAGGAGGGCAAGGCCGCCCTCAAGGCCACGCCCGTCAAGGACTGA
- a CDS encoding DUF4388 domain-containing protein translates to MTPPRFRIDGQQLVPEERLGPPALGGRTGSYALMTTSSDLLVFSRVPAQGGSIPAPRVVMAGDASGFPLSDLIAFLSQSRWSGLIRVRTPGGERSITLREGEVRGASSDDPSDRLGEVLIRLGYVDRNRLEEVLREQPPSKVGRALVERGVLQAHDLFKCVTHQVSEIFHSIVLCREGSFFLIDQPLDDKTSNNIQLSTQSLLMDSIRKIDEMAHFRKRISHGRMYVGRKRASDGKLEEDEDRVLAMLDGRRTLVELGHMAKLSEFDITKVVFRLLEGGFAVLSEKPLVPAAPVAERAPAATSRPVAAARQTRGDPREVARVFNRIFREIRDEVAKQGMDAEFIAAANAALSGQALTSSPVLEGLELSVEGTMPEPKLIEAFERHRSHMGSEPVASFKQALSDVMFFLLFQAGELLESRADEDLARRVKELLAQLETP, encoded by the coding sequence ATGACGCCCCCCCGCTTCCGCATCGACGGGCAGCAGCTCGTCCCCGAGGAGCGTCTCGGGCCACCCGCGCTCGGCGGACGTACGGGCTCGTATGCGCTGATGACCACGTCGTCGGACCTGCTCGTCTTCTCGCGCGTGCCGGCTCAGGGAGGCTCCATCCCCGCCCCCCGCGTGGTGATGGCGGGCGACGCCAGCGGTTTTCCGCTGTCGGATCTCATCGCCTTCCTCAGCCAGTCGCGCTGGAGCGGCCTCATTCGCGTGCGCACGCCCGGCGGCGAGCGCTCCATCACCCTGCGCGAGGGCGAGGTGCGCGGGGCCAGCTCGGATGACCCGTCGGACCGGCTGGGCGAGGTGCTCATCCGCCTGGGCTACGTGGACCGCAATCGCCTCGAGGAAGTGCTGCGCGAGCAGCCGCCCTCCAAGGTGGGCCGCGCCCTGGTGGAGCGGGGTGTGTTGCAGGCGCATGACCTGTTCAAGTGCGTCACCCACCAGGTGAGCGAGATCTTCCACTCCATCGTGTTGTGCCGCGAGGGCTCGTTCTTCCTCATCGACCAGCCGCTGGACGACAAGACGAGCAACAACATCCAGCTGTCCACGCAGAGCCTGCTGATGGACAGCATCCGGAAGATCGACGAGATGGCGCACTTCCGGAAGCGCATCTCCCACGGCCGAATGTACGTGGGCAGGAAGCGCGCCTCCGACGGCAAGCTGGAGGAGGACGAGGACCGCGTGCTGGCCATGCTGGATGGACGGCGCACGCTGGTGGAGCTGGGCCACATGGCCAAGCTGTCCGAGTTCGACATCACCAAGGTCGTCTTCCGCCTGCTCGAGGGCGGCTTCGCGGTGCTGTCCGAGAAGCCGCTGGTGCCTGCCGCTCCCGTCGCGGAGAGGGCGCCCGCCGCCACCTCCCGGCCGGTGGCCGCGGCGCGCCAGACCCGCGGAGACCCTCGCGAGGTGGCGCGCGTCTTCAACCGCATCTTCCGGGAGATCCGCGACGAGGTGGCCAAGCAGGGCATGGACGCCGAGTTCATCGCCGCGGCCAACGCGGCGCTCTCCGGGCAGGCGTTGACGTCCTCTCCCGTGCTGGAGGGGTTGGAGCTCTCGGTCGAGGGCACCATGCCCGAGCCGAAGCTCATCGAGGCCTTCGAGCGCCACCGCTCGCACATGGGCTCCGAGCCCGTCGCCTCCTTCAAGCAGGCACTCAGTGACGTGATGTTCTTCCTCCTCTTCCAGGCCGGAGAGCTGTTGGAGTCCCGCGCCGATGAGGACCTCGCCCGGCGCGTGAAGGAACTGCTCGCCCAACTCGAGACGCCGTGA
- the truD gene encoding tRNA pseudouridine(13) synthase TruD, which yields MTALPRLTEGVPGCGGAFKLVPEDFEVEELPAYAPGGEGEHLFLWVEKRGRDTREVVRALSKALGVAEGDIGVAGMKDRHAVTRQLLSVPARAEAQLPGFELEGVRVLWARRHGNKLRTGHLKGNRFRLRMRGVRDLGAAREAFSRLGAQGVPNYFGEQRFGRERANADLGKLLILGQRLPKRPDRFERKMYLSAFQSLLFNRALAARLREGTFDRALLGDVLRKEETGGLFVCEAPEVDGPRVAAFEVSPAGPMFGPKMTPSAHGVAEAEAALLAEEGVTLSDFTRGGGETEGTRRPYRVLMGSPEFTPEGEDLVLAFDLPRGAYATEVLAELLKEG from the coding sequence GTGACGGCCCTGCCGCGATTGACCGAGGGCGTTCCCGGGTGCGGCGGTGCCTTCAAGCTCGTGCCCGAGGACTTCGAGGTGGAGGAGCTGCCCGCATACGCGCCCGGCGGGGAAGGGGAGCACCTCTTCCTCTGGGTGGAGAAGCGGGGAAGGGACACGCGCGAGGTGGTGCGCGCCCTGTCCAAGGCGCTCGGGGTGGCCGAGGGCGACATCGGCGTGGCGGGCATGAAGGATCGGCACGCCGTCACCCGCCAGCTCCTCTCCGTGCCGGCGCGGGCGGAGGCGCAACTGCCAGGCTTCGAGCTGGAGGGGGTGCGTGTGCTGTGGGCGCGCCGCCACGGCAACAAGCTGCGGACCGGCCACCTGAAGGGCAATCGCTTCCGGCTGCGCATGCGGGGCGTGCGGGATCTGGGCGCCGCGCGGGAGGCCTTCTCCCGGCTGGGAGCGCAGGGCGTGCCCAACTACTTTGGAGAGCAGCGCTTCGGGCGCGAGCGGGCCAACGCCGACCTGGGCAAGCTGCTCATCCTGGGGCAGCGCCTGCCCAAGCGGCCCGATCGCTTCGAGCGGAAGATGTACCTGTCCGCCTTCCAGTCGCTCCTGTTCAACCGGGCCCTCGCCGCGCGCCTGCGCGAGGGCACCTTCGACCGGGCCCTCCTGGGAGACGTGCTTCGCAAAGAGGAGACGGGTGGCCTGTTCGTCTGCGAGGCGCCCGAGGTGGATGGCCCGCGCGTGGCCGCCTTCGAGGTGAGCCCCGCCGGGCCCATGTTCGGCCCGAAGATGACGCCCTCCGCCCATGGCGTGGCCGAGGCGGAAGCCGCGCTGCTGGCCGAGGAGGGCGTGACGCTCTCCGACTTCACGCGCGGGGGCGGTGAGACGGAAGGCACCCGACGACCCTATCGCGTCCTGATGGGCAGCCCCGAGTTCACTCCCGAAGGGGAGGACCTGGTGCTCGCCTTCGACCTGCCTCGGGGCGCGTACGCCACCGAGGTGCTGGCCGAACTGCTGAAGGAAGGCTAG
- a CDS encoding ATP-binding protein, producing MRLRTRLALAFALLALVPLAVVVPLTMSRLRSTLSRELDTRMEGATTSAQESLERSAERARRAVEELVESTAMEDLARDAHERPTRAIQSDTAEGLMRSRGLTVLSLFDRQGTTLSSGHLPARRGDPDPALFAVTQQKSPKPVPVRVSVRSDEGLREVPALVTARPVDYGDLRLWAVGGVLLDEGLAQHLSRLTQAEVSLRSGDRVVARAGGAAPPTVERVLPLGDAAAVHLVFSRAAVLEAEQGVTTAFLLLAGSGLGFAGLLGLLMARRITRPVEALTEGARRVAEGARDVQVTAQASGEVGELVRAFNHMTSELRSTTERLVASERIAAWQEVARRLAHEIKNPLTPIQMSLETLLAAQSAQDARFPTLFRDSAAVVLEEVDRLRRIVDEFSRFARLPKPQLAPVDLGELAQSVLSLYATPPPGITLLPTLQTGVVARADRDQLTQVLVNLVKNAEEAMKDKGGSVRVRVKGTETDAIVEVEDTGPGIPPEHRARIFEPYFTTKEGGTGLGLAIASRILQEHGGKLEVGGEPGEGARFSLVLPRAL from the coding sequence ATGCGACTGAGGACCCGGCTCGCGCTCGCCTTCGCCCTGCTGGCGCTGGTGCCGCTGGCGGTGGTGGTGCCGCTGACCATGAGCCGCCTGCGCAGCACCCTCTCGCGCGAGCTGGACACGCGCATGGAGGGAGCCACCACCTCCGCCCAGGAGTCGCTGGAGCGCTCCGCCGAGCGGGCCCGACGCGCGGTGGAGGAGCTCGTCGAGAGCACCGCCATGGAGGATCTGGCTCGGGACGCACACGAGCGCCCTACCCGCGCCATCCAATCCGACACGGCCGAGGGGCTGATGCGCAGCCGAGGCCTGACGGTGCTCAGCCTCTTCGACCGCCAGGGCACCACGCTGTCCTCGGGCCACCTGCCCGCGCGGCGCGGAGACCCGGATCCCGCCCTGTTCGCCGTCACCCAGCAGAAGTCCCCCAAGCCCGTCCCGGTGCGCGTGAGCGTGCGCTCGGACGAGGGGCTGCGCGAGGTGCCCGCGCTCGTCACCGCCCGCCCGGTGGACTACGGCGATCTGCGGCTGTGGGCCGTGGGCGGGGTGCTGCTGGACGAGGGACTTGCCCAACACCTCTCCCGACTCACCCAGGCCGAGGTGTCCCTGCGCTCCGGAGACAGGGTGGTGGCCCGAGCCGGCGGCGCCGCGCCGCCCACGGTGGAGCGCGTGCTGCCCCTGGGGGACGCGGCGGCGGTACACCTGGTGTTCAGCCGCGCGGCGGTGCTGGAGGCCGAGCAGGGCGTCACCACCGCCTTCCTCTTGCTGGCCGGCTCGGGGCTGGGCTTCGCGGGGCTGCTGGGGCTGCTCATGGCCCGCCGGATTACGCGCCCGGTGGAGGCGCTCACCGAGGGCGCCCGCCGCGTGGCCGAAGGCGCTCGGGACGTGCAGGTGACGGCCCAGGCCAGCGGCGAGGTGGGCGAGCTGGTGCGCGCCTTCAACCACATGACCTCCGAGCTGCGCTCCACCACCGAGCGCCTGGTGGCCAGCGAGCGCATCGCCGCGTGGCAGGAGGTGGCCCGGCGGCTGGCGCATGAAATCAAGAACCCGCTCACGCCCATCCAGATGTCGCTGGAGACGCTGCTGGCGGCGCAGAGCGCCCAGGACGCGCGCTTCCCCACCCTCTTCCGAGACAGCGCCGCGGTGGTGCTGGAGGAGGTGGACCGGCTGCGGCGCATCGTCGACGAGTTCAGCCGCTTCGCCCGGCTGCCCAAGCCGCAGTTGGCGCCCGTGGACCTGGGCGAGCTGGCGCAGAGTGTGTTGTCCCTCTACGCCACGCCGCCCCCGGGCATCACCCTGCTGCCCACGCTGCAGACGGGCGTGGTGGCGCGCGCGGACCGCGATCAGCTCACCCAGGTGCTCGTCAACCTGGTGAAGAACGCGGAAGAGGCCATGAAGGACAAGGGCGGCAGCGTGCGCGTGCGCGTGAAGGGCACGGAGACCGACGCCATCGTGGAGGTGGAGGACACCGGCCCGGGCATCCCTCCCGAGCACCGCGCCCGCATCTTCGAGCCCTACTTCACCACCAAGGAGGGCGGCACGGGGCTGGGGCTGGCGATCGCCTCGCGGATCCTCCAGGAGCACGGCGGCAAGCTGGAGGTCGGCGGCGAGCCCGGAGAGGGCGCGCGCTTCAGCCTGGTGCTGCCGCGCGCGCTCTGA
- a CDS encoding response regulator translates to MGTDRIKVLLIEDDGDSRELLAEILEEAFEVRTAGDGLSGLAAFEADHPDVVVTDESLPGMCGTMLAQRVKQIHPEARVILVSGFAQVDGAEHCDVVLRKPIDVDRLSAAVESLGEAARH, encoded by the coding sequence ATGGGCACGGACCGCATCAAAGTGTTGCTGATCGAGGATGATGGCGATAGCCGCGAGCTGCTGGCGGAGATCCTGGAAGAAGCCTTCGAGGTCCGCACCGCGGGCGACGGGCTCTCGGGGCTGGCGGCCTTCGAGGCGGATCACCCCGACGTGGTGGTGACGGACGAGTCGCTGCCGGGCATGTGCGGCACGATGCTGGCCCAGCGGGTGAAGCAGATCCACCCCGAGGCGCGCGTCATCCTCGTCTCTGGCTTCGCGCAGGTGGATGGCGCCGAGCACTGTGACGTGGTGCTGCGCAAGCCCATTGACGTGGACCGACTGTCGGCTGCCGTGGAAAGCCTGGGGGAAGCCGCTCGACACTGA
- a CDS encoding DUF4398 domain-containing protein, translating into MKHLSVLVAVAGALAGCGPVRSTANILDAEVQIQAARTAGAGEKAPYEFTAAGLYLDKAREEVGYSDYEVGVKFAKKASECAEAARQKSTGEEEDERTKAAIANCHPPPPAKP; encoded by the coding sequence ATGAAGCATCTGTCGGTACTGGTGGCAGTGGCGGGCGCCCTCGCCGGGTGCGGCCCTGTGCGTTCCACCGCGAACATCCTCGACGCCGAGGTGCAGATCCAAGCAGCGCGCACCGCGGGGGCCGGGGAGAAGGCACCCTACGAGTTCACCGCGGCCGGTCTCTACCTGGACAAGGCCCGCGAAGAGGTGGGCTACTCGGACTACGAGGTGGGCGTGAAGTTCGCCAAGAAGGCGTCCGAGTGCGCCGAGGCGGCACGCCAGAAGTCCACGGGCGAAGAAGAGGACGAGCGCACCAAGGCCGCCATCGCCAACTGCCACCCCCCTCCGCCCGCCAAGCCATGA
- a CDS encoding HEAT repeat domain-containing protein, with product MPFRSLGLAVLLLAPLAFALPPSAQKRLRNRAEVDGMLEQLVDGGSVQTIISKLKYNGETEYAADEILIYLRKTVDERGRRNLVAVLAGLETRGAEGALVKLAQDPDSAVRMYSAQGLGRIRSRNVEVLLPLLEDKSSGVRKEAAKALGASRNSAMSRMLLAAAKKEPELEVRAEMLVAAGRAGDTKQIPALKEFLASDSESTRFAAARGLCQLGSPDGFTFANKLLGAEDRFVRRQGLVLYEGVPAKKAEPALRPLLEDKDRTLAAGAARVLYQGGDKQMMEWLVLASWNAKGYDEKAAYEKELETLQLADDVRKTILRKAGVAK from the coding sequence ATGCCCTTTCGTTCCCTCGGCCTGGCCGTTCTGCTCCTCGCCCCCCTTGCCTTCGCGTTGCCGCCATCCGCCCAGAAGCGGCTGCGCAACCGCGCGGAGGTCGACGGGATGCTCGAACAACTGGTCGACGGCGGCTCGGTGCAGACCATCATCTCGAAGCTGAAGTACAACGGCGAGACGGAGTACGCGGCCGACGAGATCCTCATCTACCTGCGCAAGACGGTGGATGAGCGCGGGCGCCGCAACCTCGTCGCCGTACTGGCCGGCCTGGAGACGCGCGGCGCGGAGGGCGCCCTGGTGAAGCTGGCGCAGGACCCCGACAGCGCGGTGCGCATGTACTCGGCGCAAGGGCTGGGGCGAATCCGGAGCCGCAACGTGGAGGTGCTGCTGCCGCTCCTGGAGGACAAGAGCAGCGGTGTGCGCAAGGAGGCCGCCAAGGCGCTGGGCGCCTCGCGCAACTCCGCCATGAGCAGGATGCTGCTGGCGGCGGCCAAGAAGGAGCCGGAGCTGGAGGTCCGCGCCGAGATGCTGGTGGCCGCCGGGAGGGCCGGGGACACCAAGCAGATCCCCGCGCTCAAGGAGTTCCTCGCCAGCGACTCGGAGAGCACCCGCTTCGCCGCGGCCCGGGGGCTGTGCCAGCTGGGCTCCCCGGACGGCTTCACCTTCGCCAACAAGCTGCTGGGCGCCGAGGACCGCTTCGTGCGCCGCCAGGGGCTGGTGCTGTACGAGGGCGTGCCCGCGAAGAAGGCCGAGCCCGCGCTGCGCCCCTTGCTCGAGGACAAGGACCGGACGCTCGCCGCGGGCGCCGCACGCGTCCTCTACCAGGGCGGCGACAAGCAGATGATGGAATGGCTGGTGCTGGCCTCGTGGAACGCCAAGGGCTACGACGAGAAGGCAGCCTACGAGAAGGAGCTGGAGACGCTGCAGTTGGCCGATGATGTGCGCAAGACCATCCTGCGCAAGGCGGGCGTGGCGAAATGA
- a CDS encoding putative signal transducing protein — MKYCIECGSEYQDSATECSDCPGSQLVDADGMRQRGLPLPHERDTREFIRVGTAEDPLTAEQFVRMLEAENIPVFSRPRRAGTVDVLTTGNPMPWWEILVPEEHTQRAAELLAREKARLEATSDEASRAAEEEELETEAASAPPGVS; from the coding sequence ATGAAATACTGCATCGAGTGTGGCTCGGAGTATCAGGACAGCGCGACGGAGTGCTCGGACTGTCCTGGCAGCCAGCTGGTGGACGCCGACGGCATGCGCCAGAGAGGGTTGCCGCTGCCACATGAGCGGGACACCCGCGAGTTCATCCGGGTAGGCACCGCGGAGGATCCCCTGACGGCGGAGCAGTTCGTGCGGATGCTGGAGGCCGAGAACATCCCCGTCTTCTCGCGGCCGCGCCGGGCCGGAACCGTGGACGTGCTGACCACGGGCAACCCGATGCCCTGGTGGGAGATCCTCGTACCGGAGGAGCACACCCAGCGGGCCGCCGAGCTGCTGGCCCGGGAGAAGGCCCGGCTGGAGGCCACCTCCGACGAGGCCTCGCGCGCGGCCGAGGAGGAGGAGCTGGAGACGGAGGCCGCCAGCGCGCCTCCCGGGGTCAGCTGA
- a CDS encoding N-acetylmuramoyl-L-alanine amidase-like domain-containing protein, producing MMGLAGALTTALLLAQTTATPAPLTAGGWAALPVEKKAALLKAAELEAPLSQRLLRVSERFIGTPYVASPLGEGSGVDPDPTFRTDAVDCLTFVEQTLALGMARNEEEVGPLLERLRYASTPVYEDRNHLMEAQWLPNNLRKGFLVDVTRRYAGEDAVQVQKTLTARTWTSKSSQALALPREKQVTGTFTLNMLPLDRVMAHARELPTGTILIILRDDLPLKATRITHLGFVVQKGKRTWLRHAARNGYLRVVDEDLETFLARNSRYAKWKVTGVSLFEARRPAEQGEGAVVRSP from the coding sequence ATGATGGGGTTGGCTGGCGCGCTCACCACGGCGCTGCTCCTGGCACAGACGACCGCGACCCCCGCTCCGCTCACCGCGGGTGGCTGGGCGGCGCTCCCGGTGGAGAAGAAGGCCGCCCTGCTCAAGGCCGCCGAGCTGGAGGCTCCGCTCTCGCAGCGCCTGCTGCGCGTGAGCGAGCGCTTCATCGGCACGCCCTATGTCGCCTCTCCCCTGGGCGAGGGCTCCGGGGTGGATCCGGATCCGACGTTCCGCACGGACGCGGTGGACTGCCTCACCTTCGTGGAGCAGACGCTGGCGCTGGGCATGGCGCGCAACGAGGAAGAGGTGGGGCCGCTGCTGGAGCGCCTGCGCTACGCCAGCACCCCCGTCTACGAGGACCGCAATCACCTCATGGAGGCCCAGTGGCTGCCCAACAACCTGCGCAAGGGCTTCCTGGTGGATGTGACCCGGCGCTACGCGGGCGAGGACGCCGTCCAGGTCCAGAAGACGCTCACCGCGCGCACGTGGACCTCCAAGTCCTCCCAGGCGCTGGCGCTGCCCCGCGAGAAGCAGGTGACGGGCACCTTCACGCTGAACATGCTCCCGTTGGACCGGGTGATGGCGCACGCGCGCGAGCTGCCCACCGGCACCATCCTCATCATCCTCCGGGATGATCTGCCGCTGAAGGCCACCCGCATCACCCACCTGGGCTTCGTGGTGCAGAAGGGCAAGCGCACCTGGCTGCGGCACGCGGCGCGCAACGGCTACCTGCGCGTGGTGGACGAGGACTTGGAGACGTTCCTGGCCCGCAACTCGCGCTACGCGAAGTGGAAGGTGACGGGCGTGAGCCTCTTCGAGGCCCGCCGCCCCGCCGAGCAGGGCGAGGGAGCAGTCGTCCGCTCGCCCTGA
- a CDS encoding HPF/RaiA family ribosome-associated protein: protein MKVLMRGVHLSLSDGLKAYMQEHLVEHVERLFDDEAAEIDISLVDTNGPKGGVDKECRVTVRLPALSAIHVTETAGTLHEAIDLARDRLVTALKRTLEKRRDVSNQGLPQDVASNVPTY, encoded by the coding sequence ATGAAGGTGTTGATGCGGGGCGTGCACCTGTCCCTCTCGGACGGGCTGAAGGCGTATATGCAGGAGCATCTGGTCGAGCACGTCGAGCGGCTGTTCGATGACGAGGCGGCGGAGATCGACATCTCGCTGGTGGACACGAACGGCCCCAAGGGCGGCGTGGACAAGGAGTGTCGCGTGACGGTGCGGTTGCCGGCGCTGTCGGCCATCCACGTCACGGAGACCGCCGGGACGCTGCATGAGGCCATTGATCTGGCGCGGGATCGGCTGGTGACGGCGCTCAAGCGGACCCTGGAGAAGCGCCGCGACGTGAGCAACCAGGGGCTGCCCCAGGACGTGGCGTCCAACGTGCCTACGTACTAG
- a CDS encoding OmpA family protein yields the protein MKRLLVSALLLACSACVSGAQVREESKVIEGDLQKARSNGALTCGKPDLLRELAIADANLSFARGELSQGNSSRAREHQRLANAASKKVAELTKGCATTVVIREKPDQPQQPQPQQPQQPQQPQPQQPQQVVVRIEETDSDGDGIMDKDDPCQEQAEDKDGFEDLDGCPDPDNDKDGVNDAADKCPLIAGLTDNAGCPEEAPKDRDNDGIVDKDDRCGDQAEDRDGFQDEDGCPELDNDQDGMVDTADKCPNEAGPPQNLGCPIVDKDGDGLNDPQDKCPDEPEDKDGFQDEDGCPDLDNDADGMPDGQDKCPAQSGPAENGGCPDTDKDGDGVVDRLDACPDQPGIQEEKGCAKQYKLVVVKKDRIEIKKQIKFGTGSAKMIGKESFAILGDVAQALRDTPSIKKLRIEGHTDSVGNDTANLKLSQKRADSVMAQLIKLGIDPGRLEAVGFGETRPVASNATKAGRAENRRTEFNVAE from the coding sequence ATGAAGCGTTTGCTGGTCTCCGCGCTCCTGCTGGCCTGCTCCGCGTGCGTGAGCGGGGCCCAGGTGCGTGAGGAATCCAAGGTTATCGAAGGCGATCTGCAGAAGGCCCGCAGCAATGGGGCGCTGACGTGCGGAAAGCCCGACCTCCTCCGCGAGCTGGCCATCGCGGACGCGAACCTGTCCTTCGCCCGGGGTGAGCTGAGCCAGGGCAACAGCTCGCGGGCGCGGGAGCACCAGCGCCTGGCGAACGCCGCCTCCAAGAAGGTGGCGGAGCTGACCAAGGGCTGCGCCACCACGGTGGTGATCCGCGAGAAGCCCGATCAGCCTCAGCAGCCCCAGCCTCAGCAGCCCCAACAGCCGCAGCAGCCTCAGCCTCAGCAGCCCCAGCAGGTGGTGGTGCGCATCGAGGAGACGGACTCGGACGGCGACGGCATCATGGACAAGGACGACCCTTGCCAGGAGCAGGCCGAGGACAAGGACGGCTTCGAGGACCTGGACGGCTGCCCGGACCCGGACAACGACAAGGACGGGGTGAACGACGCGGCCGACAAGTGCCCGCTCATCGCCGGCCTGACCGACAACGCCGGCTGCCCGGAAGAGGCGCCCAAGGATCGGGACAACGACGGCATCGTCGACAAGGACGATCGCTGCGGTGACCAGGCCGAGGACCGCGACGGGTTCCAGGACGAGGACGGCTGCCCCGAGTTGGACAACGACCAGGACGGCATGGTCGACACGGCGGACAAGTGCCCGAACGAGGCGGGACCGCCGCAGAACCTGGGCTGCCCCATCGTGGACAAGGACGGGGACGGACTCAACGATCCGCAGGACAAGTGCCCGGACGAGCCGGAGGACAAGGACGGCTTCCAGGACGAGGACGGCTGCCCGGACCTGGACAACGACGCGGACGGCATGCCGGACGGCCAGGACAAGTGCCCGGCGCAGTCGGGCCCGGCGGAGAACGGCGGCTGCCCGGACACGGACAAGGACGGGGACGGCGTGGTGGACCGGCTGGACGCGTGCCCGGATCAGCCCGGCATCCAGGAGGAGAAGGGCTGCGCGAAGCAGTACAAGCTGGTCGTCGTGAAGAAGGACCGGATCGAGATCAAGAAGCAGATCAAGTTCGGTACGGGCTCGGCGAAGATGATCGGCAAGGAGAGCTTCGCGATCCTGGGCGACGTGGCGCAGGCGCTCCGGGACACGCCGTCCATCAAGAAGCTGCGCATCGAGGGCCACACGGACTCGGTGGGCAACGACACGGCGAACCTGAAGCTGTCGCAGAAGCGGGCGGACTCGGTGATGGCGCAGCTCATCAAGCTGGGCATCGATCCGGGTCGGCTCGAGGCGGTGGGCTTCGGCGAGACCCGGCCGGTGGCCTCCAACGCCACGAAGGCGGGGCGCGCGGAGAACCGGCGCACCGAGTTCAACGTCGCCGAGTAG